The proteins below come from a single Mugil cephalus isolate CIBA_MC_2020 chromosome 7, CIBA_Mcephalus_1.1, whole genome shotgun sequence genomic window:
- the LOC125011402 gene encoding SLAM family member 5-like, which produces MELKSFLLAVFVIYSSQIQGSSAVTDVFVKRGDDVLLEVMDDVTKEFDLFLWTFDTSNVLVRYSPGGKPRVSEGYTGRVEFSVENYSVKLKNLQDDDSGVYTARVTGDKDQTIAKYMVTVQGPVSPVDLNPDSVSISSDSCNLTVTCSTEVSHISSTFTCDTKTCSQEGGDQSKVTNSGASLRVHLLNDAIICNHSNQVSWTQKNMTQIQDLCLLHAGLSDGVSIFVVMTVVFSVGLIIMVSVVISVHLMEKIRKQNKQFSSNQMNIELNILQ; this is translated from the exons ATGGAACTTAAATCTTTCTTATTGGCTGTTTTTGTGATATATTCAAGTCAAATTCAAG GGTCCAgtgctgtgactgatgtgtttgtgaagagaggagatgatgtaCTTCTGGAAGTCATGGATGATGTTACAAAggaatttgatttgtttctctgGACATTTGATACAAGCAATGTTTTAGTAAGATATTCACCTGGTGGAAAACCAAGAGTCTCTGAAGGTTACACTGGAAGGGTTGAGTTCTCTGTGGAAAATTACtcagtgaaattaaagaatCTACAAGATGACGACAGTGGAGTTTATACAGCACGAGTGACAGGAGATAAAGACCAAACAATAGCTAAATACATGGTCACAGTTCAAG gtccagtgtctccagttgatctgaatccagactctgtgtccatcagctcagactcctgtaacctcactgtgacctgcagcacagaggtctcacacatcagcagcactttcacatgtgacaccaaaacctgctctcaggagggaggagaccaaTCAAAGGTCACCAACTCTGGTGCTTCCCTCCGTGTCCACCTGTTGAATGACGCGATCATCTGTAACCATAGCAACCAAGTCAGCTGGACTCAGAAGAATATGACACAGATTCAGGATCTCTGTCTCCTACATGCTG gtctctctgatggtgtctccaTCTTTGTGGTGATGACAGTCGTGTTCTCTGTTGGTCTGATCATCATGGTGTCTGTCGTCATCAGTGTCCACCTCATGGAGAAGatcaggaaacaaaataaacagttctcCTCTAATCAAATGAACATAGAGCTCAATATCTTACAGTGA
- the LOC125011409 gene encoding SLAM family member 5-like isoform X1: protein MELKSFLLAVFVIYSSQIQRSSAVTDVFVKRGDDVLLEVMDDVTKKFDLFVWTFDTSNSTNLVRYSPGGKPTVSEGYTGRVEFSVENYSVKLKNLQDDDSGVYTAQVTGDKEQTIAKYMVTVQGPVSPVDLNPDSVSISSDSCNLTVTCSTEDSHISSTFTCDTKTCSQEGGDQSKVTNSGASLRVHLLNGTIICHHSNQVSWTQKNMTQIQDLCPLHAGLSDGVSICLVKTVVFSVGLIIMVSVVISVHLMEKIRKLK from the exons ATGGAACTTAAATCTTTCTTATTGGCTGTTTTTGTGATATATTCAAGTCAAATTCAAA GGTCCAgtgctgtgactgatgtgtttgtgaagagaggagatgatgtaCTTCTGGAAGTCATGGATGATGTTACAAagaaatttgatttgtttgtctggACATTTGATACAAGCAATAGTACAAATTTAGTAAGATATTCACCTGGTGGAAAACCAACAGTCTCCGAAGGTTACACTGGAAGGGTTGAGTTCTCTGTGGAAAATTACtcagtgaaattaaagaatCTACAAGATGACGACAGTGGAGTTTATACAGCACAAGTGACAGGAGATAAAGAACAAACAATAGCTAAATACATGGTCACAGTTCAAG gtccagtgtctccagttgatctgaatccagactctgtgtccatcagctcagactcctgtaacctcactgtgacctgcagcacagaggactcacacatcagcagcactttcacatgtgacaccaaaacctgctctcaggagggaggagaccaaTCAAAGGTCACCAACTCTGGTGCTTCCCTCCGTGTCCACCTGTTGAATGGAACAATCATCTGTCACCATAGCAACCAAGTCAGCTGGACTCAGAAGAATATGACACAGATTCAGGATCTCTGTCCCCTACATGCTG gtctctctgatggtgtctccatctgtctaGTGAAGACAGTCGTGTTCTCTGTTGGTCTGATCATCATGGTGTCTGTCGTCATCAGTGTCCACCTCATGGAGAAGATcaggaaactaaaataa
- the LOC125011405 gene encoding T-lymphocyte surface antigen Ly-9-like: MSLSVILGLMLCIEAPGSSAVTDVFVKRGDDVLLEVMDDAPKDFDLFVWTFNTSNVLVGYSSVGVQTVSEGYTGRVEFSVENYSVKLKNLQDDDSGVYTARVTGYKQQTIAEYMVTVQGPVSPVDLNPDSVSISSDSCKLTVTCSTEDSHISSTFTCDTKTCSQEGGDQSKVTNSGASLRVHLLNDTIICNHSNRVSWTQKKTQIQDLCLLHAGLSDGVSICLVKTVVFSVGLIIMVSVVISVHLMEKIRKQNKQFSSNQMNIELNLLQ, from the exons atgtctctctctgtgataCTTGGACTGATGCTCTGCATTGAAGCACCAG GGTCCAgtgctgtgactgatgtgtttgtgaagagaggagatgatgtaCTTCTGGAAGTTATGGATGATGCTCCAAAGgactttgatttgtttgtctggACATTTAATACAAGCAATGTTTTAGTAGGATATTCATCTGTTGGAGTACAAACAGTCTCTGAAGGTTACACTGGAAGGGTTGAGTTCTCTGTGGAAAATTACtcagtgaaattaaagaatCTACAAGATGACGACAGTGGAGTTTATACAGCACGAGTGACAGGatataaacaacaaacaatagcTGAATACATGGTCACAGTTCAAG gtccagtgtctccagttgatctgaatccagactctgtgtccatcagctcagactcctgtaaactcactgtgacctgcagcacagaggactcacacatcagcagcactttcacatgtgacaccaaaacctgctctcaggagggaggagaccaaTCAAAGGTCACCAACTCTGGTGCTTCCCTCCGTGTCCACCTGTTGAATGACACGATCATCTGTAACCATAGCAACCGAGTCAGCTGGACTCAGAAGAAGACACAGATTCAGGATCTCTGTCTCCTACATGCTG gtctctctgatggtgtctccatctgtctggtgaAGACAGTCGTGTTCTCTGTTGGTCTGATCATCATGGTGTCTGTCGTCATCAGTGTCCACCTCATGGAGAAGatcaggaaacaaaataaacagttctcCTCTAATCAAATGAACATAGAGCTCAATCTCTTACAGTGA